A genome region from Streptosporangiales bacterium includes the following:
- a CDS encoding DNA-directed RNA polymerase subunit alpha, which yields MLIAQRPLLSDEQLDEYRSRFVIEPLEPGFGYTIGNSLRRTLLSSIPGAAVTSIRIEGVLHEFSTIPGVKEDVTDLILNLKELVVSSDHDEPVTMYLRKQGAGEVTAADITPPAGVEVHNPDLHIATLNAKAKLEVELTVERGRGYVSAAQNKRADAEIGRIPVDSIYSPVLKVTYKVEATRVEQRTDFDRLVVDVETKPCMRPRDAVASAGKTLVELFGLARELNAEAEGIEVGPSPVDAQLAADLAMPVEDLDLTVRSYNCLKREGIHTVGELIGRSEADLLDIRNFGAKSIDEVKAKLEELGLALKDSAPGFDPNAVVRDSYDDDTYDDDQSYAETEQF from the coding sequence GTGCTCATTGCCCAGCGTCCCCTTCTGTCCGACGAGCAGCTCGACGAGTACCGCTCGAGGTTCGTCATCGAGCCGCTCGAGCCGGGCTTCGGCTACACGATCGGCAACTCGCTTCGCCGCACGCTGCTCTCCTCGATCCCCGGTGCCGCGGTCACCAGCATCCGCATCGAGGGCGTGCTGCACGAGTTCTCGACGATCCCCGGGGTCAAGGAGGACGTCACCGACCTCATCCTCAACCTCAAGGAGCTCGTGGTCAGCTCCGACCACGACGAGCCCGTCACGATGTACCTGCGCAAGCAGGGTGCCGGCGAGGTCACCGCGGCCGACATCACCCCGCCCGCGGGTGTCGAGGTGCACAACCCCGACCTGCACATCGCGACGCTCAACGCCAAGGCGAAGCTCGAGGTCGAGCTGACCGTCGAGCGCGGCCGCGGCTACGTCTCGGCCGCGCAGAACAAGCGTGCGGACGCCGAGATCGGCCGCATCCCCGTCGACTCGATCTACTCGCCGGTGCTCAAGGTGACCTACAAGGTCGAGGCCACCCGTGTCGAGCAGCGCACCGACTTCGACCGGCTGGTCGTCGACGTCGAGACCAAGCCCTGCATGCGCCCTCGCGACGCCGTCGCGAGCGCCGGCAAGACCCTGGTCGAGCTGTTCGGGCTCGCCCGTGAGCTCAACGCCGAGGCCGAGGGCATCGAGGTCGGCCCGTCGCCGGTCGACGCGCAGCTCGCCGCCGACCTGGCCATGCCGGTCGAGGACCTCGACCTCACGGTCCGCTCGTACAACTGCCTCAAGCGCGAGGGCATCCACACCGTGGGCGAGCTGATCGGTCGCAGCGAGGCCGACCTGCTCGACATCCGCAACTTCGGCGCGAAGTCCATCGACGAGGTCAAGGCCAAGCTCGAGGAGCTCGGTCTCGCCCTCAAGGACTCCGCACCCGGGTTCGACCCCAACGCCGTCGTGCGTGACTCGTACGACGACGACACGTACGACGACGACCAGAGCTACGCCGAGACCGAGCAGTTCTGA
- the rplQ gene encoding 50S ribosomal protein L17, giving the protein MPSPPRGPRLGGSPSHQRLILANLATQLFEHGRITTTVTKAKRLRPLAERLISKARRGDLHARRQVGRVIRDKDVAHVLFAEIGPRYVNRPGGYTRITKIGARKGDNAPLAVIELVEELVERQAPAKKATAKKAAKKAAEKPAAADTDADADEKDQKDDAPDEAAESTDDVEAKADDADDKADDGGDEDKDKS; this is encoded by the coding sequence ATGCCCAGCCCTCCCAGGGGCCCGCGTCTTGGCGGAAGCCCAAGTCATCAGCGGCTGATCCTGGCCAACCTCGCCACCCAGCTCTTCGAGCACGGCCGGATCACGACGACGGTGACCAAGGCCAAGCGGCTGCGGCCGCTCGCGGAGCGTCTGATCTCCAAGGCGAGGCGCGGTGACCTGCACGCACGCCGGCAGGTCGGTCGCGTCATCCGCGACAAGGACGTCGCACACGTGCTGTTCGCGGAGATCGGCCCGCGCTACGTGAACCGTCCCGGCGGCTACACCAGGATCACCAAGATCGGTGCGCGCAAGGGCGACAACGCGCCGCTCGCGGTGATCGAGCTCGTCGAGGAGCTCGTGGAGCGCCAGGCGCCGGCCAAGAAGGCCACGGCGAAGAAGGCGGCCAAGAAGGCCGCCGAGAAGCCCGCGGCCGCCGACACCGACGCCGACGCCGACGAGAAGGACCAGAAGGACGACGCGCCCGACGAGGCGGCAGAGAGCACGGACGACGTCGAGGCGAAGGCAGACGACGCCGACGACAAGGCCGACGACGGTGGGGACGAGGACAAGGACAAGTCCTGA
- the truA gene encoding tRNA pseudouridine(38-40) synthase TruA yields MSLLSDPNEPASQPGGGLVRIRLDVAYDGTSLSGWAAQPGRRTVQGLLEEALGRVLRLAEPPALTVAGRTDAGVHARGQVAHVDLPPDRWDDGRTLVRRLAGVLPGEVRVLAASAAPAGFDARFSALSRRYAYRLCDDPAGPDPLRRFGTTWHRRPLAVEPMARACAALEGEHDFAAFCRRREGASTVRGLLRYAWRRDESGLLVADIEADAFCHHMVRALVGAAVAVGEGRRPVDWPAAVLAAGVRDSGVTVMPPQGLTLEEVRYPPDADLTSRARVTRNRRA; encoded by the coding sequence CTGAGCCTTCTCTCGGACCCGAACGAGCCCGCCTCCCAGCCCGGAGGCGGGCTCGTGCGCATCCGGCTGGACGTCGCGTACGACGGCACCTCGCTGTCCGGCTGGGCGGCGCAGCCGGGGCGCCGCACCGTGCAGGGGCTGCTCGAGGAGGCGCTCGGCCGGGTGCTGCGCCTCGCGGAGCCGCCCGCACTGACCGTGGCCGGGCGCACCGACGCGGGCGTGCACGCGCGCGGACAGGTCGCCCACGTCGACCTGCCGCCTGACCGCTGGGACGACGGCCGCACCCTGGTCCGGCGACTCGCGGGCGTCCTGCCCGGCGAGGTCCGGGTCCTGGCCGCGTCCGCGGCGCCCGCCGGCTTCGACGCGCGGTTCTCCGCGCTGTCGCGGCGGTACGCGTACCGCCTCTGCGACGACCCCGCGGGCCCCGACCCGCTGCGCCGGTTCGGCACCACCTGGCACCGCCGGCCGCTCGCGGTCGAACCGATGGCGCGGGCGTGCGCGGCGCTGGAGGGCGAGCACGACTTCGCCGCGTTCTGCCGTCGCCGCGAGGGAGCCAGCACCGTCCGCGGGCTGCTCCGCTACGCCTGGCGGCGCGACGAGTCCGGCCTCCTCGTCGCCGACATCGAGGCCGACGCGTTCTGCCACCACATGGTCCGTGCGCTCGTCGGCGCGGCCGTGGCGGTCGGCGAGGGCAGGCGGCCCGTCGACTGGCCGGCCGCGGTGCTCGCCGCCGGCGTCCGCGACTCCGGCGTCACGGTGATGCCGCCGCAGGGCCTCACCCTGGAGGAGGTCCGTTACCCCCCGGACGCCGACCTCACGAGCCGCGCCCGCGTCACCAGGAACCGCCGCGCCTAG
- a CDS encoding MFS transporter: MAGSRPPSLWVPLRNAEFRVLFVAETQSVAGDQLAKVALAILVYDRTGSPLWTAIVYSLNFVPALLGGIGLARIADILPRREVLAVAALAQGALLVLMAVPGVPLVVLCVLVFAVQLIGSVSHAAMVSLGRDVFADTPEYLRSQDLRSMSTNTVMLCGLAAGGLLVTVIGPSWALLLDAATFLFMGMSAWAFLARRPAARTVSPEKGEGAVRWLFGRSRPRLLLAFACLVGFAVVPEGLAAPLADQVGLGDRGVGLLLAADPLGFVIGVFVLSRLLDAEQRSRALGPLAVASVALLVAFWLQPHPVLALALLMLSGTAGAYIVTANALFTTMVPDAIRASAIGLYRTGLRVAQGIGVGLGGVFAEASGSVTGTVGAMAAAGTLLAVLVAIAWARASARVAPGSSGGTAAG, translated from the coding sequence ATGGCCGGATCCCGCCCGCCGAGTCTCTGGGTGCCGTTACGCAACGCCGAGTTCCGCGTCCTCTTCGTGGCCGAGACGCAGTCGGTGGCCGGCGACCAGCTCGCCAAGGTGGCGCTGGCGATCCTCGTCTACGACCGCACCGGCTCGCCGCTGTGGACCGCGATCGTCTACTCGCTGAACTTCGTCCCCGCGCTCCTCGGCGGAATCGGCCTGGCGAGGATCGCCGACATCCTCCCGCGTCGCGAGGTGCTCGCCGTCGCCGCGCTGGCGCAGGGGGCGCTCCTGGTGCTCATGGCCGTGCCCGGGGTCCCGCTCGTCGTGCTGTGCGTGCTGGTCTTCGCGGTGCAGCTCATCGGGTCGGTGTCGCACGCGGCGATGGTGTCGCTCGGGCGGGACGTCTTCGCGGACACGCCGGAGTACCTGCGCAGCCAGGACCTGCGCAGCATGAGCACGAACACGGTCATGCTGTGCGGCCTCGCCGCCGGCGGGCTCCTCGTCACCGTGATCGGGCCGTCCTGGGCCCTGCTGCTCGACGCCGCGACGTTCCTGTTCATGGGCATGTCCGCGTGGGCGTTCCTCGCCCGCCGGCCCGCCGCGCGGACGGTGTCGCCGGAGAAGGGCGAGGGGGCCGTGCGCTGGCTGTTCGGGCGGTCGCGGCCGCGCCTGCTGCTGGCGTTCGCCTGCCTGGTGGGCTTCGCGGTGGTCCCCGAAGGGCTCGCCGCTCCGCTGGCCGACCAGGTCGGGCTCGGCGACCGAGGCGTGGGGCTGCTGCTCGCCGCCGACCCGCTGGGGTTCGTCATCGGCGTCTTCGTGCTGTCGCGGCTGCTGGACGCCGAGCAGCGCAGCCGCGCGCTCGGCCCGCTCGCCGTCGCGTCGGTCGCGCTGCTGGTCGCCTTCTGGCTCCAGCCGCACCCGGTGCTCGCGCTCGCGCTGCTGATGCTGTCGGGGACGGCCGGCGCGTACATCGTCACCGCCAACGCCCTGTTCACGACCATGGTCCCCGACGCGATCCGCGCCTCCGCGATCGGCCTCTACCGGACGGGTCTGCGGGTGGCGCAGGGGATCGGGGTCGGCCTCGGCGGGGTCTTCGCCGAGGCGTCGGGCTCGGTGACCGGGACCGTCGGCGCCATGGCCGCGGCCGGCACGCTGCTCGCGGTGCTGGTCGCGATCGCCTGGGCCCGGGCGTCGGCTAGGGTCGCGCCAGGATCATCCGGAGGGACAGCGGCCGGTTGA
- the rplM gene encoding 50S ribosomal protein L13 yields the protein MRTYSPKPADTSRQWHVIDADDVVLGRLASQTAVLLRGKHKATFAPHVDDGDFVVVVNAAKIALTGNKRKDKLAYRHSGYPGGLRSMPYEELLTKHPERAIEKAVRGMLPKTRLGRRMLKKLKVYAGPEHPHRAQQPVPFEITQVEQ from the coding sequence GTGCGCACGTACAGCCCGAAGCCCGCCGACACGTCTCGGCAGTGGCATGTGATCGACGCCGACGACGTCGTCCTCGGCCGCCTGGCGAGTCAGACGGCCGTGCTGCTTCGTGGCAAGCACAAGGCGACCTTCGCTCCCCACGTCGACGACGGTGACTTCGTCGTCGTGGTCAACGCGGCCAAGATCGCCCTCACCGGCAACAAGCGCAAGGACAAGCTGGCGTACCGGCACTCCGGCTACCCCGGCGGCCTGCGCAGCATGCCGTACGAGGAGCTGCTGACCAAGCACCCGGAGCGGGCGATCGAGAAGGCGGTACGCGGCATGCTGCCGAAGACCCGTCTCGGCCGCCGGATGCTGAAGAAGCTCAAGGTGTACGCCGGACCCGAGCACCCGCACCGCGCCCAGCAGCCGGTGCCCTTCGAGATCACCCAGGTGGAGCAGTGA
- the rpsI gene encoding 30S ribosomal protein S9 has product MVPEGGVYTSETPGDAAPGGAAAPKRAVVTGSAIATGRRKEAVARVRLSPGTGEWRINGRPLDVYFPNKVHQQIVREPFVTLEADGAFDIVARLHGGGVSGQAGALRLSIARALIDVDSEHRPPLKKVGFLTRDPRAKERRKYGLKKARKAPQYSKR; this is encoded by the coding sequence GTGGTGCCCGAGGGCGGCGTCTACACCAGCGAGACCCCGGGCGACGCGGCACCGGGCGGTGCGGCGGCGCCCAAGCGCGCGGTCGTGACCGGCTCGGCGATCGCCACCGGCCGCCGCAAGGAGGCCGTCGCCCGTGTCCGGCTGTCACCCGGCACCGGTGAGTGGCGGATCAACGGCCGCCCGCTCGACGTGTACTTCCCCAACAAGGTGCACCAGCAGATCGTGCGCGAGCCGTTCGTCACGCTCGAGGCCGACGGCGCCTTCGACATCGTCGCGCGGCTCCACGGTGGCGGCGTGAGCGGCCAGGCCGGGGCATTGCGTCTCAGCATCGCCCGTGCGTTGATCGACGTCGACAGCGAGCACCGTCCGCCGCTGAAGAAGGTCGGCTTCCTCACCCGCGACCCGAGGGCCAAGGAGCGGCGCAAGTACGGTCTGAAGAAGGCCCGCAAGGCGCCCCAGTACTCCAAGCGCTAG
- a CDS encoding phosphoglucosamine mutase: MASVGPRLFGTDGVRGVANRDLTAEFVLDLAVAAAHVLGEVGAFAGHRPKAVVGRDTRASGEFLEAAVVAGLASAGVDVVRVGVLPTPAIAYLTDHLGADMGVVLSASHNPAPDNGVKFFARGGLKLPDAVEDAVEARLGEDWTRPVGPDVGRVSGGEGLDDTYVTHLVEATPHRLDGLRIVVDCAHGAAFRVAPAALAAAGADLVTLGVEPDGLNINQGCGSTHLDTLAKAVVSHGADAGVAFDGDADRCLAVTGDGDVVDGDQIMAVLALAMRDRGELRHGAVVATVMSNLGFRQAMEGAGLRVVETAVGDRYLLEAMHADGYNLGGEQSGHLLLLDHATTGDGVLAALHLLARVAETGRPLHDLAGVVKRLPQVLVNVAGVDKSRVESSPELRAAVAAEAERLGDEGRVLLRPSGTEPKVRVMVEAPTEAEAGAVADRLADVVRTQLTL, encoded by the coding sequence GTGGCCAGTGTTGGTCCCCGGCTGTTCGGCACCGACGGCGTCCGTGGCGTCGCCAACCGTGACCTCACGGCCGAGTTCGTGCTCGACCTCGCGGTGGCGGCCGCCCACGTGCTCGGTGAGGTCGGCGCGTTCGCCGGTCACCGGCCCAAGGCCGTCGTCGGCCGCGACACCCGCGCGTCCGGAGAGTTCCTCGAGGCAGCCGTCGTCGCCGGGCTGGCCAGCGCGGGAGTCGACGTCGTCCGCGTGGGCGTCCTGCCGACGCCGGCGATCGCCTACCTGACCGACCACCTCGGCGCCGACATGGGTGTCGTGCTCTCGGCGAGCCACAACCCGGCGCCCGACAACGGCGTGAAGTTCTTCGCCCGCGGCGGCCTGAAGCTCCCCGATGCCGTCGAGGACGCCGTGGAAGCCCGCCTGGGCGAGGACTGGACGCGACCCGTCGGCCCGGACGTCGGCAGGGTGAGCGGCGGGGAAGGGCTCGACGACACCTACGTGACGCACCTCGTCGAGGCGACGCCGCACCGCCTCGACGGCCTACGCATCGTCGTCGACTGTGCCCACGGCGCCGCCTTCCGGGTGGCGCCCGCCGCGCTCGCCGCGGCCGGCGCCGACCTCGTCACGCTCGGCGTCGAGCCGGACGGCCTGAACATCAACCAGGGATGCGGCTCCACCCACCTCGACACGCTGGCCAAGGCCGTCGTCTCGCACGGCGCCGACGCGGGCGTGGCCTTCGACGGCGACGCCGACAGGTGCCTCGCCGTAACCGGCGACGGCGACGTCGTCGACGGCGACCAGATCATGGCCGTACTCGCCCTGGCCATGCGCGACCGCGGGGAGCTGCGGCACGGCGCCGTCGTCGCCACCGTGATGTCCAACCTCGGCTTCCGCCAGGCGATGGAGGGTGCCGGCCTACGCGTCGTCGAGACCGCGGTCGGTGACCGCTACCTGCTCGAGGCGATGCACGCCGACGGGTACAACCTCGGCGGCGAGCAGTCGGGTCACCTGCTGCTGCTCGATCACGCCACGACGGGTGACGGCGTGCTCGCCGCTCTCCACCTACTCGCCCGGGTGGCGGAGACCGGCCGGCCGCTGCACGACCTGGCGGGCGTCGTCAAGCGGCTGCCCCAGGTGCTCGTCAACGTCGCCGGCGTCGACAAGTCGCGGGTGGAGAGCTCACCGGAGCTGCGCGCGGCCGTGGCGGCCGAGGCGGAGCGCCTCGGCGACGAGGGCCGCGTCCTCCTCCGCCCGAGCGGCACGGAGCCGAAGGTGCGGGTCATGGTCGAGGCGCCCACCGAGGCCGAGGCCGGAGCCGTCGCCGACCGTCTCGCCGACGTCGTCCGCACCCAGCTCACTCTCTGA
- a CDS encoding DUF389 domain-containing protein — protein MLSVRVMCPAAHTAEVVDLLEADTGVAHIAVHEGASVRPAGDVIVCDVAREAADSLLVDLRALGVERYGGIALDDTVVLSEAAKRAEHAAPGAGSDAVLWNTLERQTEDDTSLTWSYIVFLAIATQLAGIAVVIDSPILIVGAMVLGPEFAPLARISVALLRRKPRWAWQGIRTLVIGFAVAILVTFVCALVSRWWGWITPDVVQTGSRPLTEFVVHPDKWSFIVAVLAGCAGVLSLTSAKSSTLVGVFISVTTVPAAGNIAVAMALGVWSQVSLSAIQLGVNLAGIIAAGAVTLVVQRVLWARVRQRVRTARRARQARRVRE, from the coding sequence GTGCTCAGTGTCCGGGTCATGTGCCCCGCCGCCCATACGGCCGAGGTCGTCGACCTGCTCGAGGCCGACACCGGCGTCGCGCACATCGCCGTGCACGAGGGCGCGTCGGTCCGGCCCGCGGGCGACGTCATCGTCTGCGACGTCGCCCGCGAGGCGGCCGACTCCCTGCTGGTCGACCTGCGCGCGCTCGGCGTGGAGAGGTACGGCGGCATCGCGCTCGACGACACGGTGGTGCTCTCCGAGGCCGCGAAGCGCGCCGAGCACGCCGCGCCGGGCGCGGGATCCGACGCCGTCTTGTGGAACACCCTCGAGCGCCAGACCGAGGACGACACCAGCCTGACCTGGTCGTACATCGTCTTCCTCGCGATCGCCACCCAGCTGGCCGGCATCGCGGTCGTCATCGACAGCCCGATCCTCATCGTCGGCGCGATGGTGCTCGGCCCGGAGTTCGCGCCGCTCGCGCGGATCTCCGTGGCGCTGCTGCGCCGCAAGCCGCGCTGGGCATGGCAGGGGATCAGGACCCTCGTCATCGGCTTCGCCGTGGCGATCCTCGTGACGTTCGTGTGCGCGCTGGTCAGCCGCTGGTGGGGGTGGATCACGCCGGACGTGGTCCAGACCGGCTCCCGCCCGCTCACCGAGTTCGTCGTGCATCCGGACAAGTGGTCGTTCATCGTGGCGGTGCTCGCGGGCTGCGCGGGCGTGCTGTCGCTGACGTCCGCCAAGTCCTCGACCCTCGTGGGGGTCTTCATCTCGGTGACCACCGTGCCGGCCGCCGGCAACATCGCGGTGGCCATGGCCCTGGGCGTGTGGAGCCAGGTGTCGCTGTCGGCGATCCAGCTCGGCGTCAACCTCGCCGGCATCATCGCGGCCGGCGCGGTCACGCTCGTCGTGCAGCGGGTGCTCTGGGCACGCGTCAGGCAGCGCGTACGCACCGCCCGTCGGGCCCGGCAAGCCCGCCGGGTCAGAGAGTGA